A stretch of the Ictidomys tridecemlineatus isolate mIctTri1 chromosome 5, mIctTri1.hap1, whole genome shotgun sequence genome encodes the following:
- the Mrps26 gene encoding small ribosomal subunit protein mS26, producing MLRTLSGLGSLPPCRAPALLLLPARGRKTRHDPPAKSKVGRVKTPPAVDPAEFFVLAERYRQYRQTVRALRLEFVSEVRKKVHEARAGVLAERKAQEDAAEHRELMAWNQAENQRLHELRLARLLLEAQEQEQRQAEERARRTREEQAWMQLKEQEVLQLQEEAKNFITRENLESRIEEALDSPKDYNWAITKEGLVVRPKHRGS from the exons ATGCTCCGCACGCTGAGCGGCCTGGGCTCGTTGCCCCCGTGCCGGGCTCCGGCCCTGCTACTGCTGCCCGCGCGCGGCCGCAAGACCCGCCACGACCCGCCCGCCAAGTCCAAGGTCGGGCGCGTGAAGACTCCGCCCGCGGTGGATCCTGCGGAATTCTTCGTGCTGGCGGAGCGTTACCGGCAGTATCGCCAGACTGTGCGCGCCCTCAG GCTGGAGTTCGTGTCGGAGGTGCGGAAGAAGGTGCACGAGGCCCGAGCGGGGGTCCTGGCGGAGCGCAAGGCGCAGGAGGACGCCGCCGAGCACCGGGAGCTGATGGCCTGGAACCAGGCGGAGAACCAGCGGCTGCACGAGCTGCG GTTAGCGAGATTACTGCTGGAGGCgcaggagcaggagcagcggCAGGCCGAGGAACGGGCCCGCCGCACCCGGGAAGAGCAGGCCTGGATGCAGCTCAAGGAGCAAGAAGTGCTACAGCTGCAG GAGGAGGCTAAAAATTTCATCACCCGAGAGAATCTGGAGTCCCGGATAGAAGAAGCTTTGGACTCTCCAAAGGACTACAACTGGGCCATCACCAAAGAGGGTCTGGTGGTCAGACCTAAGCACAGGGGCTCCTAG